A region of Lycium barbarum isolate Lr01 chromosome 1, ASM1917538v2, whole genome shotgun sequence DNA encodes the following proteins:
- the LOC132622669 gene encoding cytokinin hydroxylase-like codes for MIQDRIDMVEEIGRSSSYGNDLMGMLLDEMKNRGSSSSSGLSMNMQMIVDECKTFLFAGYEGTSLLLTWTVMLLACNPAWQDRVRAEVNQVCHGNPPTVDHLRKLLSLNMVIRESLRLYPPFPVLNRMALEDIKLRNGLLIPKGVSIWIPILAMHHSEEIWGQDANEFNPNRFASDASAEARRHFLPFAAGPRDCPSQYYALMEAKIILAMFISKFRFTISDNYRHAPVTVITLKPKHGVQINLESLLSL; via the exons ATGATACAGGATCGGATAGACATGGTAGAGGAGATAGGACGAAGCAGCTCATACGGAAATGATTTAATGGGAATGTTATTGGATGAGATGAAAAATAGGGGAAGTTCATCAAGCAGTGGACTCAGCATGAATATGCAGATGATTGTGGATGAATGCAAGACTTTCTTGTTTGCAGGATACGAGGGCACTTCTCTTTTGCTGACTTGGACGGTTATGCTTTTAGCCTGCAATCCAGCTTGGCAAGACAGAGTTCGTGCTGAGGTCAACCAAGTCTGCCATGGTAATCCTCCCACTGTTGACCACCTTCGGAAGCTTCTCTCG CTAAACATGGTAATTAGAGAGTCGCTTAGACTCTATCCCCCATTTCCTGTGCTTAATCGAATGGCTTTAGAAGATATCAAGCTACGAAATGGCCTCCTTATTCCCAAGGGCGTGTCAATATGGATCCCAATACTGGCCATGCATCACAGTGAGGAGATATGGGGCCAGGATGCCAATGAATTCAATCCCAATCGTTTTGCCTCCGATGCCTCTGCTGAAGCTCGCCGGCATTTCCTCCCATTTGCAGCTGGTCCTCGGGATTGTCCTTCTCAGTATTATGCATTGATGGAGGCCAAGATCATCCTAGCCATGTTCATATCAAAGTTCCGCTTCACCATTTCCGACAACTATCGACATGCACCTGTAACTGTCATCACATTGAAGCCTAAGCATGGGGTTCAAATTAATTTAGAAAGCCTTTTGAGTCTATGA